The genomic interval GAGGTTGATGTTCACCCAGCCCACCCAGAACAGGGCGTTCGCGAGCAGTAACCCGGTGCCGCCGAGCGGTTCGAGGACGCCGGTCGTGGTGTAGAACGCGGCGTTGTCGGGGACGAACCCGGGGAAGTTGTAGGGGACGCCCAGTCCGACTGCGGCGAGGAACGGCAGGAACACGAGGAACATCGCGGACTGCGTGAGGCTCGCGCCGGAGAGGTCGCCGCCGAGCACGTCGAGGTAGAACCCGGCGGGGTAGAGTTCGATGCCGGCGTCGCTCACGGTCATCCCGGAGTAGCCGGGCGACCCCTGCACGCCGAGGAAGCCGATGTCGCTGTTCGGGTTCTCGCCGAGCGTCACCGACGCCTCGTAGCGCTCGCCCTCGACGTAGTACTCGACCGTGACGCTGTCGCCGGGCGTGGTGTCCGCGAGCGCGTCGCTCACGCCCTCGTAGGTGACGACGCGCTCGCCGTCGAGGCGGGTGACGACGACTGAGTCACCGGACGCGAGGCCGGTCTGTTCCGCGAACGGTTCGCCGCCCACGAGCGTCGCGAGCGCGCCGACCGGCCCGGTCGTCGTGTTCCCGGACGCGGTCGTGACGGTCGCTATCGTCGCGTCCGTCACCGCGTCGCGGAAGGCGGCTTCCGTCTCGACGCTCGTCCCGTTCACGGAGACGATGGTGTCGCCAGTGGACACGCCGTTGTCGGGACTGAACGGGGTCGCGGCGGCGAGCGCGCTCCCGGCCGCCGGCACGCCCGTCACCAAGACCGACCTGTTCACGGTGACCGTCTCACCGCTCGCGAGCGTCATCGACACCGCGTGCCCGGTGTGGTTCGCGAGCACGTCCTCGAACTCCTCGTTCGACGCGATGGACTCGTTCCCGACCGCGACGATGCGGTCGCCCGGTTCGATGCCGGCCTGTGCCGCGGGCGACTGTTCGGTGACGCCGCCGACCGCCGCGCCCGGTGCGACCGCGATACCGCTCGCCACCGGCCCGAGCAACAGGCCGAACGCGAGGAGCGCGACGAGGAAGTTGTTCGTCACGCCCGCCGCGAACATCCGCGCGCGGCTCCCGCGGGAGACGAGGCGCTGTTCCTCCTGGTCGGGTTCGACGAACGCGCCCATCGGCAGTATCGCGAGCAGGACGACGCCCATCGACTCCACGCCGATGCCCTCGACGCGACTCATCACGCCGTGTCCGCCCTCGTGCACCACGAGACCGACGAACAGCCCGAGCACGATTTCGGGCGCGACGGCCACCGGGAGGAAGGGGTTCACGCCGGGCACGACGAGCGCGCTCCGCGGATTCCCGACCGCGGACGCCGTCGCCGGCGGGTTCTGCACGAGCGCTATCGCCGTCGTCGCGAGGAGTGCGAACGCGCCGACGAGCACGACGAGCGCGATACCGAGGCCGAAGTTCCCCCACGCTCGCCACGCGCGCTTCGGTCGGGCGAGCCGGTCGAGCAGCCGCTTCCCGCGTTTCGTGTGCACCGTCAGGAGCGGCCCCATCGTGTTCACGTAGTCCGGCAACAGCCCGCGGTTCCGGGCGACGACGACCGCCACCCAGTAGGCGAGCACGCCGGCGAGAACCCACGTCCACTCGTTCATCACGCTACCCTCCGGGCGCGGGACGGTAAGCGGTTTGGGTTACCGCTCGCGGCGCAACCGCGCGACGACGAACTCGTCGTCCAGCGCGGCGAGGAACTGCCCGAGCTTCGGCCCCTCCTCCTCCTCGAAGAACAGCCGGTAGCCGACGGAGAAGAACTCGCCGATGTCGATGTCGTGGCGCTTCGCCGTCTCGTAGATTTCGCCCTGCACCTCCTCGCCGTCGTGGCCCTCCGCGACGAAGTCCGCGAGTTCGTCGAGCGCCGCCTCCGTCTCCGAATCGAGGTCTACGTCGGGGAGGCGCTCGCGGTTGATGCGGTAGTTGTACTCGTTGTCCGTGCGCTCGGCCCACTCGCGGGCGAGTTCGACGCGCGCGAGCGCCTCCTCGACCGCCCACTCGGGCGCGTCCTCGGGGATGTGGCCCTCGCGTCGCGCGATTTCCTCCCGGAGTTCGGGGTCGTCCGTCATCCCGAGCACGGCCGCGAACGTGTACGGGATGCGGATGCGGTCCGCTCGAACCTCGTCCACGACGAGCGGGTAGACGCGCTCCGCGAGTTCGCGCTCGTCCGCGGAGGCGTCCTCGACCTCCCCGAAGTACACGCGCTCGAAGCGGTCGAACTCGTCCACGAGCAGGTCGATGCGTTCCGTGCTGAAGTCCCGGGCCTTCTTCGGTTCCTTCGTGAAGAAGTACCGGAGCACGTCCCGCTCCACGAGGTCGAGCACGTCCGAGACGAGGATGACGTTCCCCTCGGAGGAACTGAACGGCTCGCCGTTCAGCGTGAACCACTCGTACACCATCGGCACGGGCGGTTCGTCCTCGAACACGGTCTCCATGATGTCCACGCCGGACGGCCACGACCCCTCCGCGTGGTCTTTCCCGAACGGCTCGAAGTCCACGCCCAAGACCTGCCACTGCGCCGGCCACTCGAACCGCCACGGGAGCTTGCCGTCCCGCAGGCTCGCGGTTCCGCGGTGCCCGCAGCCCTCGATGGTGCGGTCGCCCGCGTCGAGGTCGGTGCACTCGTACTCGACCGTCCCGCCGTCGGCGTCGATGCCGAGGACGGTCTCCGTTATCTTCCCGCAGTTCTCGCAGACGGGGTTGAACGGGACGTAGGACGCGTCGACCTTGTCCTGGTACTGGCCGAGCACGTCGCGCGCGAGGTCGGCGTTCGCGAGCACGTGCCGGGTCGCGTCCTCGAACGCGCCGGACTCGTAGAGTTCGGTGTTCGAGACCATCTCGACGGGGATGCCGAGGAGTTCCGCGGAGTCCTCGATGAGGCTGGAGAAGTGCGCGCCGTAGGAGTCACAGCACCCGAACGGGTCGGGAATCGACGTGTACGGGTGGCCGAGGTTCTTCCCGAGCGCGCCGGCGTTCACGTCCCCGAGGTCGACGATGTCGCCGTCGAGGTCGGCGAGCTTTCGCGGGAGCTTCCGCAGGGGGTCGCGGTCGTCCGACGTGAACACCTGTCGAACCTCGTGGCCGCGCTCGCGGAGGACTTCCGCGACGAAGTAGCCGCGGGCGAGTTCGTTCATGTTCCCGAGGTGGGGGACGCCGGAGGGCGAGATACCGCCCTTGATGACGATGGGGTCGTCGGGGTCGCGGGCCTCGATGCGGTCGGCGATTTCGTCCGCCCAGAAGACGTACTCCGCGTCGCTGAGAACGTGTGGACTGCTCATTCCTGCCAGAGCGCGGGCGTCTCGGTCGTGTCGTCGGGACTGATGTCCGTGCCGTCGTGCTCGCCGCGAAGCACGGCGTCCACGATGTTCTCGGGGTCGGTGCCGTCGAGCACGACGACGCGCATCCGGGAGCGCTCGATGAGTTTCGCCGCGAGGATGTCCACCGGCGCGCTCGACCCCGCGTTCATCTCGATGTTCCCGATGACGTCCACGAGTTCGCTCGCGGTCATCGAGTCGAAGCGCTGCGCGGAACTGTCCTCGTTCGGGTCGGCGCTGAACACGCCGGGCACGCTCGTCGCGTACACGAGGAGGTCGGCGTTCGTGTACTCCGCGAGCGCCGCGCCGACGGCGTCCGTCGTCTGGCCGGCGGTGACGCCGCCCATCACGGCCACGTCCCCCCGCCGCATCGCCTCGCCAGCGGTCTCGTAGTCCTCCGCGGGACTCGGGGCCGCGTCGTCCAGCGCGGAGATGAGGAGGCGGGCGTTCAGTCGGGTGACCGAGATGCCGATGTCGTCCAGTTCGATCTCGTTCGCGCCCAGGTTCCGGGCGGTGTCGATGTACTCGCGGGCGATACCGCCGCCGCCCACGACCACGCCGACGGAACACCCCGCTTCGACCAACCGTTCGACGGCGGCGGCGTGCGCTCGGATTCGCTCGTGCGCGAGGTCCGGAGCGAGCACGCTCCCGCCGATAGAAACGACTACTCGCATTCTTACCCGGACTAGCCCGGATGCGGCCTTAAGGGTTGTCAACTCCCCGGCGACAGGCACAAGCCACGCGCACGCCACGACTCCCGTATGCACGTGCTCGGCCTCGCGACCGGCCCCGGCGTCCCCGCCGACCCGCTCGCGGACAGACTCGCCGCCGACCTCCCCGGCACCGTCGCCGTCCTCGAACGACGCGCGGACGCCGGCGGAGACCGCACGCGGTACGAACTCGGCCCCCGCGGCTCCACCGTCTCCCGGCCCGACGGCGACCTCCTCGGCGCGCTCGACGACCTGGCGCGCGACCACGACTACGCCGT from Salarchaeum japonicum carries:
- a CDS encoding site-2 protease family protein translates to MNEWTWVLAGVLAYWVAVVVARNRGLLPDYVNTMGPLLTVHTKRGKRLLDRLARPKRAWRAWGNFGLGIALVVLVGAFALLATTAIALVQNPPATASAVGNPRSALVVPGVNPFLPVAVAPEIVLGLFVGLVVHEGGHGVMSRVEGIGVESMGVVLLAILPMGAFVEPDQEEQRLVSRGSRARMFAAGVTNNFLVALLAFGLLLGPVASGIAVAPGAAVGGVTEQSPAAQAGIEPGDRIVAVGNESIASNEEFEDVLANHTGHAVSMTLASGETVTVNRSVLVTGVPAAGSALAAATPFSPDNGVSTGDTIVSVNGTSVETEAAFRDAVTDATIATVTTASGNTTTGPVGALATLVGGEPFAEQTGLASGDSVVVTRLDGERVVTYEGVSDALADTTPGDSVTVEYYVEGERYEASVTLGENPNSDIGFLGVQGSPGYSGMTVSDAGIELYPAGFYLDVLGGDLSGASLTQSAMFLVFLPFLAAVGLGVPYNFPGFVPDNAAFYTTTGVLEPLGGTGLLLANALFWVGWVNINLGFFNCIPGYPLDGGHLLRTSVESVVSRLPVEDKRSAVRAVTTSVGLAMLACLLLMLFPNLLV
- the lysS gene encoding lysine--tRNA ligase; the encoded protein is MSSPHVLSDAEYVFWADEIADRIEARDPDDPIVIKGGISPSGVPHLGNMNELARGYFVAEVLRERGHEVRQVFTSDDRDPLRKLPRKLADLDGDIVDLGDVNAGALGKNLGHPYTSIPDPFGCCDSYGAHFSSLIEDSAELLGIPVEMVSNTELYESGAFEDATRHVLANADLARDVLGQYQDKVDASYVPFNPVCENCGKITETVLGIDADGGTVEYECTDLDAGDRTIEGCGHRGTASLRDGKLPWRFEWPAQWQVLGVDFEPFGKDHAEGSWPSGVDIMETVFEDEPPVPMVYEWFTLNGEPFSSSEGNVILVSDVLDLVERDVLRYFFTKEPKKARDFSTERIDLLVDEFDRFERVYFGEVEDASADERELAERVYPLVVDEVRADRIRIPYTFAAVLGMTDDPELREEIARREGHIPEDAPEWAVEEALARVELAREWAERTDNEYNYRINRERLPDVDLDSETEAALDELADFVAEGHDGEEVQGEIYETAKRHDIDIGEFFSVGYRLFFEEEEGPKLGQFLAALDDEFVVARLRRER
- the pyrH gene encoding UMP kinase, whose product is MRVVVSIGGSVLAPDLAHERIRAHAAAVERLVEAGCSVGVVVGGGGIAREYIDTARNLGANEIELDDIGISVTRLNARLLISALDDAAPSPAEDYETAGEAMRRGDVAVMGGVTAGQTTDAVGAALAEYTNADLLVYATSVPGVFSADPNEDSSAQRFDSMTASELVDVIGNIEMNAGSSAPVDILAAKLIERSRMRVVVLDGTDPENIVDAVLRGEHDGTDISPDDTTETPALWQE